One window from the genome of Nitrosospira multiformis encodes:
- a CDS encoding D-2-hydroxyacid dehydrogenase, with translation MGHHVVFLERDSIKAQVRRPSFEHTYEEYAHTAFDQIVPRLRHATVAMINKVQLSDETLAELPKLKMIAVTATGYDGIDIAACRSRGIAVANIRNYAIHTVPEHVFALVLALRRNLLAYRQEIEQGAWQQSEQFCLFTHRIAELSGSTMGIVGDGAIGQGTAAIARGFGMHVLFAYHPSPKKKEVVLTPFDQVLAESDVLSLHCPLTSATRDLIGINELSKMKRSALLINTARGGLVDEAALVQALDKGLIAGAGFDVLTVEPPKNGNPLLDLRRPNFILTPHVAWASDQAMQSLADQLINNIEAWVAGRPQNLVT, from the coding sequence ATGGGGCACCACGTAGTTTTTCTGGAGCGCGATTCGATCAAGGCGCAGGTACGACGGCCGAGTTTCGAGCATACTTACGAAGAATACGCCCACACAGCATTTGATCAGATCGTGCCGCGTCTGCGCCATGCGACAGTGGCAATGATCAATAAAGTACAGCTGAGCGATGAAACCCTTGCGGAATTGCCCAAGCTGAAAATGATCGCGGTGACGGCGACCGGGTATGACGGCATCGATATTGCGGCTTGCCGCAGCCGCGGTATCGCGGTGGCGAATATTCGCAATTATGCGATTCATACTGTTCCGGAGCACGTGTTCGCGCTGGTACTGGCGTTACGCAGGAATTTATTGGCGTACCGGCAGGAGATTGAGCAGGGCGCCTGGCAGCAATCGGAGCAATTCTGCCTATTCACGCATCGTATCGCCGAGTTGTCCGGCTCCACCATGGGTATCGTTGGTGACGGCGCCATTGGACAGGGAACGGCTGCCATCGCGCGTGGCTTCGGCATGCATGTACTGTTTGCCTATCATCCTTCACCCAAGAAAAAAGAGGTGGTACTCACGCCGTTCGACCAGGTGCTTGCGGAGTCGGACGTACTCTCGCTGCACTGTCCGTTGACCTCTGCAACGCGAGATCTTATTGGTATCAATGAACTGAGCAAGATGAAGCGCAGCGCGCTGCTGATCAATACCGCGCGCGGCGGACTGGTTGATGAGGCAGCACTGGTTCAGGCACTGGATAAAGGCCTGATTGCCGGAGCGGGTTTTGACGTGCTGACTGTCGAGCCGCCAAAGAATGGCAATCCGTTACTCGATCTGCGCCGTCCCAACTTCATTCTGACGCCGCATGTGGCATGGGCATCAGATCAAGCAATGCAGTCTCTTGCCGATCAACTGATCAATAATATTGAAGCCTGGGTGGCTGGCAGGCCGCAGAACCTGGTCACTTGA
- a CDS encoding rubrerythrin family protein: MELKGSKTEENLKAAFAGESQANRRYLYFAAKADVEGQNDVAAVFRSTAEGETGHAHGHLEYLETCGDPATGLPFGPSRDNLKTAIAGETHEYTDMYPGMAKSARDEGFDEIGDWFETLAKAERSHANRFQKALDNLAD, translated from the coding sequence ATGGAACTTAAAGGATCAAAAACTGAAGAGAATCTAAAAGCAGCTTTTGCCGGGGAATCTCAGGCCAATCGCCGTTATCTCTATTTTGCGGCCAAAGCGGACGTGGAAGGTCAGAATGATGTGGCGGCGGTATTCCGTTCCACCGCTGAAGGAGAAACCGGTCATGCTCATGGTCATCTGGAATATCTGGAAACCTGTGGGGACCCGGCTACGGGTCTGCCTTTCGGCCCGTCGCGCGACAATCTGAAAACGGCCATCGCCGGCGAAACCCATGAATACACCGACATGTATCCGGGTATGGCCAAATCCGCGCGGGATGAGGGCTTTGATGAAATCGGCGATTGGTTCGAGACGTTGGCCAAGGCTGAACGCTCTCATGCCAACCGCTTTCAGAAAGCTCTGGATAATCTGGCCGATTAG
- a CDS encoding heterodisulfide reductase-related iron-sulfur binding cluster yields the protein MTTREGSLEPPKRHPLDWVNSDFYDEPKLFQEMERVFDICHGCRRCVNLCTAFPRLFDLIDDGTTGELDGVEKQNLWEVVDRCYLCDMCFMTKCPYVPPHPWNIDFPHLMLRAKAVKYKKGETGFRDKLLSSTDLMGKLASIPVVAQTVNAVNKTPAARKLMDSMLGIHAERVLPDYDSHKFRKNARVNSSHEVRNGARTSGKVAIYATCYVNYNEPGIGHDLLKILEHNEIPACLVEKEVCCGMPKLELGDLDAVNELKKVNIPHLVKLAKEGYAILAAVPSCTLMYKQELPLMFPEDDDVQAVAAAMFDPFEYLMLRNRDGLLKTDFKQPLGNVSYHIPCHLRVQNVGQKTKDMLQMIPGTKVSVVERCSGHDGTWGVKSEHFADSMKIGKPVFKQMAAPGPDYISSDCAIAGRHIQQGMGENRAQKQHPLTLIRIAYGL from the coding sequence ATGACCACTCGTGAAGGCAGTCTGGAGCCTCCGAAGCGGCATCCGCTCGACTGGGTAAATTCGGATTTTTATGATGAGCCGAAGCTATTTCAGGAGATGGAGCGCGTCTTCGACATCTGTCATGGCTGCCGCCGTTGCGTCAATCTATGCACGGCTTTTCCACGACTGTTCGATCTTATCGATGACGGGACTACCGGCGAATTGGATGGGGTGGAAAAACAGAACCTCTGGGAAGTGGTGGATCGCTGTTATCTTTGCGATATGTGTTTCATGACGAAGTGTCCCTATGTGCCTCCTCATCCATGGAATATTGATTTTCCGCACCTGATGCTGCGAGCCAAAGCGGTCAAGTATAAAAAAGGGGAAACCGGTTTCCGTGATAAATTGCTTTCCAGTACTGATCTCATGGGTAAGCTGGCCAGCATTCCAGTAGTGGCCCAGACGGTAAACGCCGTTAACAAGACGCCTGCCGCCCGCAAGTTGATGGATAGCATGCTGGGTATTCACGCCGAACGGGTACTGCCCGATTACGACAGCCACAAATTTCGTAAGAATGCCAGGGTCAATTCCTCTCATGAAGTTCGCAATGGTGCCAGGACATCGGGAAAGGTGGCGATTTATGCTACCTGCTACGTGAATTACAATGAACCTGGCATTGGACACGATTTATTGAAAATACTCGAGCACAACGAGATTCCGGCATGTCTGGTGGAAAAAGAGGTTTGTTGCGGCATGCCAAAGCTGGAACTGGGTGATCTGGATGCGGTGAATGAGCTCAAAAAAGTGAATATTCCCCACCTGGTAAAACTGGCGAAGGAAGGTTATGCGATACTCGCAGCCGTGCCTTCGTGCACACTGATGTACAAGCAGGAATTGCCGCTCATGTTTCCCGAGGATGACGACGTGCAAGCAGTAGCGGCAGCCATGTTCGATCCGTTCGAGTACCTGATGCTGCGTAATCGGGACGGTCTGCTGAAAACCGATTTCAAGCAGCCATTGGGGAATGTTTCCTACCATATCCCCTGCCATTTACGGGTGCAGAATGTCGGGCAGAAGACGAAGGACATGCTGCAAATGATTCCCGGAACCAAGGTGAGCGTGGTGGAGCGTTGCTCCGGTCATGATGGCACGTGGGGAGTCAAAAGCGAGCACTTCGCCGATTCCATGAAGATCGGCAAGCCGGTGTTCAAGCAGATGGCCGCACCCGGCCCCGATTACATTAGTTCCGACTGTGCCATCGCCGGGCGCCATATTCAGCAGGGTATGGGTGAGAACAGGGCGCAGAAGCAGCACCCATTGACGCTGATACGGATCGCTTACGGACTCTGA
- a CDS encoding DUF3501 family protein, with protein sequence MPQITRDSLMTLEAYAKARQEFRAKVMAHKKNRKVYLGENVTLIFEDELTIRYQIQEMLRVEKIFEEEGILDELDAYGPLVPDGGNWKATMMIEYPDPVERAARLAELTGIEDRVWVRVHDHDPVYAIADEDLERENAEKTSSVHFLRFELGNGMIKALRQGAPLSMGIAHPAYEVPAKPVTGTVRDALINDLTADLAT encoded by the coding sequence ATGCCTCAAATTACCCGCGATAGCCTGATGACACTGGAAGCCTATGCCAAAGCGCGGCAGGAATTCCGCGCCAAGGTGATGGCGCACAAAAAAAACCGCAAAGTTTATCTGGGCGAAAACGTGACGCTCATTTTCGAGGATGAGTTGACCATACGGTATCAGATCCAGGAAATGTTGCGGGTAGAGAAGATTTTTGAGGAAGAGGGCATACTCGACGAATTGGATGCGTACGGCCCCCTGGTTCCTGACGGCGGCAACTGGAAAGCTACCATGATGATTGAATATCCAGATCCGGTCGAGCGCGCTGCCAGACTGGCGGAATTGACGGGTATCGAGGATAGAGTATGGGTAAGGGTACATGACCATGACCCGGTTTACGCCATCGCCGATGAGGATCTCGAGCGGGAAAACGCGGAAAAAACCTCCTCGGTGCATTTTTTGCGTTTTGAGCTGGGCAACGGGATGATAAAGGCATTGCGCCAGGGTGCCCCTTTGAGCATGGGCATCGCCCATCCCGCGTATGAGGTTCCAGCTAAACCGGTAACAGGAACGGTGCGCGACGCTTTAATCAATGATTTGACCGCGGATTTGGCTACATGA
- a CDS encoding CNP1-like family protein translates to MMKKFLTLLCFLPIAADAQQNKFEYEFDHEKPWIELQTQLPSYPQPENMLQFDAGPASNNLHYVDASSIAVGEDSVVRYSLVVKSPSGAMNVSYEGIRCQTAEKRTYAYGRSDNTWSRARLSKWADLENIAQNYAQRALYRYYFCPLGIHMVKDAEEAISALKAGIHPRAVRY, encoded by the coding sequence ATGATGAAAAAATTCCTGACGTTGTTATGCTTTCTGCCGATTGCGGCTGATGCCCAGCAAAATAAATTCGAGTATGAATTTGATCATGAAAAACCCTGGATCGAACTCCAGACACAATTGCCGAGCTATCCCCAGCCGGAAAACATGCTGCAATTTGATGCTGGTCCGGCCAGTAACAACCTTCATTACGTCGATGCCTCCTCCATTGCGGTAGGAGAGGATAGCGTAGTGCGCTATAGCCTTGTGGTCAAATCGCCCTCAGGGGCGATGAACGTGAGTTATGAGGGAATACGCTGCCAGACTGCAGAGAAAAGAACTTATGCCTACGGCCGCAGCGATAATACCTGGAGCCGGGCAAGGCTGTCTAAATGGGCTGACCTGGAAAATATTGCCCAGAATTACGCCCAGCGGGCACTCTACCGGTATTACTTCTGCCCCCTCGGAATCCATATGGTGAAAGATGCGGAGGAGGCTATCAGTGCGTTGAAAGCTGGGATCCACCCGCGCGCCGTGCGTTACTGA
- a CDS encoding MBL fold metallo-hydrolase — MIFRQLFEPLSSTFTYLLGCEETGQAVLIDPVIVSMDRDLAELSRLGLSLAYSVETHIHADHITAALELKKQVGSKIAVPAFDRLSCTDFGIEEGKSLQVGGIALQPLHTPGHTDGHFAYQCGNRVFTGDALLIEGCGRTDFQNGDMDALYKSVKEKLFSLPDDCLVYPAHDYNDRRVSSIAQEKKRNPRLGTHRTLEEFREIMASLKLPYPTFMDYAVPGNRQCGVCPDDLPENLQKYCRHMTDSPQG; from the coding sequence ATGATATTCCGGCAATTGTTCGAGCCTTTGTCCAGCACCTTCACATACCTGCTCGGCTGCGAGGAAACCGGGCAGGCCGTGTTGATTGATCCGGTGATTGTGTCCATGGATCGTGATCTGGCTGAACTCAGCCGCCTCGGACTGAGTTTAGCCTATAGCGTTGAAACGCATATTCACGCGGACCACATCACCGCCGCACTTGAACTGAAAAAGCAGGTAGGCAGCAAAATCGCCGTACCAGCTTTCGACCGGCTATCCTGCACAGATTTTGGTATTGAAGAAGGCAAATCGTTGCAGGTAGGAGGCATTGCATTGCAACCGTTACATACGCCTGGGCATACCGACGGGCACTTTGCTTACCAATGCGGTAACAGGGTCTTTACCGGCGATGCCCTCCTGATTGAAGGGTGCGGGCGTACCGATTTCCAGAACGGCGATATGGACGCATTATATAAAAGCGTGAAGGAAAAGCTGTTTTCGTTACCGGATGACTGTCTGGTATATCCGGCCCATGACTATAACGACCGGCGGGTTTCCTCCATTGCACAAGAAAAAAAACGCAACCCCCGGTTGGGAACTCACCGCACTTTGGAAGAGTTTAGGGAGATCATGGCAAGTCTCAAATTGCCATATCCGACGTTTATGGATTATGCCGTGCCGGGAAACCGGCAGTGCGGTGTCTGCCCCGATGATTTACCGGAGAATCTGCAGAAATACTGCCGGCATATGACGGATAGTCCCCAGGGATAG
- a CDS encoding beta-lactamase hydrolase domain-containing protein, translating to MKSLTRLDANFSTSPQIDLEDLPDIKAAGFKSIICNRPDSEDGGIHPDHNLLEETAKKLGLEFAYLPVVPGQINDTNVATFKTVIANLPGPTMGYCRLGIRSKILYERSR from the coding sequence ATGAAATCGCTCACCAGACTTGACGCCAATTTCTCGACCAGCCCGCAAATCGACCTGGAGGACTTACCTGATATTAAAGCAGCGGGATTCAAAAGCATAATTTGTAACCGGCCCGATAGCGAGGATGGCGGTATTCATCCGGATCACAATCTTCTTGAAGAGACAGCGAAGAAATTGGGGCTGGAATTTGCCTACCTGCCGGTCGTGCCCGGTCAAATAAACGATACGAACGTTGCCACTTTCAAGACAGTGATCGCCAATTTACCTGGCCCGACCATGGGCTATTGCCGGCTGGGGATTCGTTCAAAGATCCTCTACGAACGATCACGGTAA
- the proB gene encoding glutamate 5-kinase yields the protein MQSIVKQSRRIVVKVGSSLVTNQGQGLDHAALARWAEQIAKLKEMGKEVVLVSSGAIAEGMQRLNWKKRPHALHELQAAAAVGQMGLVQAYESCFRKHNIQAAQVLLTHEDLSDRKRYLNARSTLITLLSLNVIPVINENDTVATDEIRFGDNDTLAALVTNLIEADVLVILTDQGGLFTADPRKDAKAILVEEARAGDPAIEAMAGGAGSAIGRGGMLTKVIAAKRAARSGAHTVIASGHETGVLLLLAEGKAIGTQLLAETMTLAARKQWLADHLQMRGNVILDEGAVKALMGSGKSLLSIGVTDVHGDFERGEVVGCLDPAGREIARGLVNYNAAETRRILRRASNEIESILGYVGEPELIHRNNLVLL from the coding sequence ATGCAATCCATTGTAAAACAGTCGCGGCGCATCGTTGTTAAAGTCGGCAGCAGCCTTGTCACCAACCAGGGACAGGGGCTCGACCATGCCGCGCTCGCGCGCTGGGCGGAGCAGATCGCCAAGCTCAAAGAAATGGGCAAGGAAGTCGTGCTGGTTTCTTCCGGCGCGATCGCGGAAGGCATGCAGCGTCTGAACTGGAAGAAACGCCCTCACGCGCTGCACGAGTTGCAGGCTGCCGCCGCCGTCGGACAGATGGGCCTGGTACAGGCGTATGAATCCTGTTTCCGCAAGCACAATATACAGGCAGCTCAAGTGTTGCTCACGCATGAGGATTTGTCGGACCGCAAGCGATACTTGAATGCTCGTTCGACTCTGATTACGCTGCTAAGCCTGAACGTCATTCCTGTCATTAACGAAAATGACACCGTAGCGACCGACGAAATCCGTTTTGGTGATAACGATACACTTGCCGCATTGGTAACCAACCTGATCGAAGCTGACGTATTGGTGATTCTCACCGACCAGGGTGGGTTATTCACTGCCGACCCGCGTAAGGATGCGAAAGCCATACTGGTAGAGGAAGCTCGCGCCGGAGACCCGGCAATCGAAGCCATGGCGGGCGGAGCTGGCAGCGCCATAGGCCGCGGTGGCATGCTGACCAAAGTAATAGCCGCAAAACGTGCGGCGCGCAGCGGTGCCCACACCGTCATCGCGTCCGGGCACGAAACCGGCGTCCTGCTTCTTCTCGCTGAAGGAAAAGCCATCGGCACGCAATTGCTGGCGGAAACCATGACATTGGCGGCGCGCAAGCAATGGCTCGCCGATCACCTGCAAATGCGCGGGAACGTCATACTGGACGAAGGAGCGGTAAAAGCACTCATGGGTAGCGGCAAAAGTCTTTTATCGATAGGTGTGACGGATGTTCATGGTGATTTCGAGCGTGGTGAGGTGGTGGGTTGTCTTGATCCGGCTGGCAGGGAAATCGCCCGTGGGCTGGTTAATTATAACGCGGCTGAAACACGGAGAATCCTGCGGCGGGCCAGTAACGAAATCGAATCCATCCTGGGATATGTGGGAGAACCGGAACTCATTCATAGGAACAATCTGGTTCTGCTATAG
- a CDS encoding efflux RND transporter permease subunit → MLGASLPSGLIAWFAANPIAANLLMLLILFGGAGSLLLMDKEVFPRFMPHQIEVRAIYPGAGPLELEESVCIRIEEAIYSLSGVKQLKTAIIEGECLVKVMVLPNYDKNQVMNAVQGRVQAIQRLPKGLEKIEVLPGNRIGDDGVIWVALHGPTDALTLKRLSDRIQGDLSQIPGVTRAHNYYDLPYEIAIEVSSERLRQFRVSLNEVTETIRRASVDLPGGVIKNPMGELLLRVKGRAQDDVSVGNLVVRTNSDGSRVLLRDVAVIKDGLEERLSEWHHNGETAQGWEIHAEKDSVAVARRVKAYVAEMKTQLPQGVGLITWWDDSQAYEERIGTLLEDGLTGFVLVCLILTLFLQLKVAIWAGIGILTSIFGAFWLMPALDVSLNMLSLFGFLLAMGILVDDAIIIGESIYAKQEAADAAGSPGSGTGQPLMAGAMRNLAYLEAAISGAREVSLPVIIAVMIVLVAFLPGLFLPGWAGQMMKPICVVMILTLVFSLIEALLILPSHLAVPSKPNASYTPLLRVRTALNQGLQRFIHRVYGPLLKKALAWRYLTVAAFAVLMMLASALVAGGYVRLSLQADVTKDSFWVTLKLPKDLPYSETRRIAEKVERALMEVQSELDKEARIRDPDMQESVIVGVETIITEHEAGFWTELSPAGRKHIVVEDFIREWRKRIGDIGRAKIEFLYKEGDLPYDIEFDLGHPDPATLAVAAAQFKQKLAGYPGVYDVVDSAEPGKPEVRLRLKPEAEHLGLRLEDVAEQMRHAYHGDEVHRLQRGRNEVKVIVRLPRSERESLHDMQSLPIRLPNGAQAPLGTLAEIDVVAGQSLLIRQDRQRILKIQAQIDPDVTDVNAVHNGLAAEEILQLKQQFPGLDVNIGEERQEQEETAQTLLFLTAIALTVIYALIAIPFQSYVKPLIFLLGAPVAWSGAVWAHWLLGFTVSMESLVGMIAASGVVVNDSLVLLDYVHKRGDSDEPTANLILEACTARFRPILLAFLTNFVGFLPILLETSEQAQFLVPMTLSLTVGLMIGMTASLILTPVCYAIVEKS, encoded by the coding sequence ATGCTCGGTGCTTCACTCCCCTCTGGCTTGATCGCGTGGTTTGCCGCCAATCCCATTGCCGCCAATTTGCTGATGCTGCTGATTCTCTTCGGTGGTGCTGGTAGTCTGCTTCTGATGGACAAGGAGGTATTCCCCCGGTTTATGCCTCATCAAATCGAAGTCCGAGCGATCTATCCCGGCGCGGGCCCCCTGGAACTCGAGGAATCGGTTTGTATACGCATCGAAGAAGCAATCTACAGTTTATCCGGAGTAAAACAGCTTAAGACGGCGATCATCGAAGGGGAGTGCCTCGTCAAGGTAATGGTCTTACCGAACTATGACAAGAATCAGGTAATGAATGCTGTGCAGGGACGGGTGCAAGCCATACAGCGCCTGCCGAAAGGACTGGAAAAAATTGAGGTGCTGCCGGGCAACCGCATCGGCGACGATGGCGTTATCTGGGTGGCGTTACACGGCCCTACGGACGCACTTACGCTCAAGCGCCTGAGCGACCGCATCCAGGGTGATCTGTCGCAGATACCCGGCGTAACCCGCGCACATAACTATTACGATCTGCCTTACGAGATCGCTATCGAGGTTTCTTCCGAGCGGCTGCGTCAGTTCCGCGTATCCCTGAATGAAGTAACCGAAACCATTCGGCGTGCTTCGGTGGACTTGCCCGGCGGCGTAATAAAAAATCCGATGGGCGAACTATTACTTCGGGTCAAAGGCAGAGCCCAGGATGACGTCTCGGTCGGGAATCTGGTGGTGCGAACCAATTCGGATGGCAGTCGCGTGCTGCTTCGCGACGTCGCGGTGATCAAGGACGGTCTGGAGGAGCGTCTGTCGGAGTGGCATCACAACGGAGAAACAGCGCAGGGCTGGGAGATCCATGCTGAAAAGGATAGCGTTGCGGTAGCGCGCCGGGTTAAAGCTTATGTGGCGGAAATGAAAACTCAGCTGCCGCAAGGGGTGGGACTGATTACCTGGTGGGATGACTCGCAAGCTTACGAGGAGCGAATCGGAACATTGCTTGAAGATGGCCTAACCGGCTTTGTTCTGGTTTGCCTGATACTCACTTTATTTCTCCAGCTTAAAGTGGCGATCTGGGCGGGTATCGGGATACTCACTTCGATTTTTGGCGCTTTCTGGTTGATGCCGGCGCTGGACGTATCACTTAATATGTTATCCCTGTTCGGCTTTCTTCTAGCCATGGGAATTCTGGTGGATGATGCCATTATCATAGGCGAATCCATATACGCCAAGCAGGAGGCTGCGGATGCCGCCGGTTCGCCAGGGTCCGGCACCGGACAGCCGCTCATGGCAGGAGCCATGAGGAATCTTGCCTATCTGGAAGCCGCCATATCCGGAGCCCGCGAGGTTTCACTGCCGGTTATCATCGCAGTCATGATCGTCCTTGTTGCCTTTCTACCTGGTTTATTTTTGCCGGGCTGGGCGGGTCAGATGATGAAGCCAATTTGTGTGGTGATGATCCTGACTTTGGTGTTTTCACTCATTGAAGCGCTGCTGATTTTACCTTCCCATCTCGCAGTCCCCTCCAAACCGAATGCATCGTACACCCCTCTGCTGCGGGTACGGACCGCCCTGAATCAAGGTTTGCAGCGTTTTATCCATAGGGTTTATGGCCCATTGCTGAAAAAAGCCCTCGCCTGGCGATATCTTACTGTTGCTGCGTTCGCCGTGCTGATGATGCTGGCTAGCGCATTGGTGGCGGGAGGTTATGTTCGGCTTTCTTTGCAAGCCGACGTTACGAAGGACAGCTTCTGGGTCACACTGAAATTGCCCAAAGATCTTCCCTATAGTGAAACCCGCCGGATCGCGGAAAAAGTGGAACGTGCGTTAATGGAAGTTCAAAGCGAACTGGACAAAGAAGCCAGAATTCGTGACCCTGATATGCAGGAAAGTGTCATTGTCGGCGTGGAAACAATCATCACGGAGCATGAGGCTGGTTTCTGGACCGAATTATCGCCCGCGGGACGAAAGCATATTGTTGTGGAGGATTTCATCCGCGAGTGGCGCAAACGCATTGGTGACATAGGCCGCGCCAAGATTGAATTCCTTTATAAGGAAGGTGATCTCCCCTACGATATTGAGTTTGATTTAGGGCATCCTGATCCCGCGACTCTTGCCGTGGCGGCTGCTCAATTCAAGCAAAAACTGGCGGGATATCCCGGCGTATACGATGTAGTGGATTCCGCCGAACCGGGTAAACCAGAAGTTCGCCTACGCTTGAAACCGGAGGCCGAGCACCTGGGGCTTCGGCTGGAAGACGTCGCGGAACAAATGCGGCATGCGTATCACGGTGATGAAGTGCATCGGCTCCAAAGAGGGCGCAACGAGGTCAAAGTAATAGTGCGTCTGCCTCGCAGCGAGAGAGAATCTTTGCATGACATGCAAAGTCTTCCCATACGGCTGCCAAATGGGGCACAAGCACCTTTGGGAACATTGGCGGAGATCGACGTGGTGGCCGGCCAGTCCTTGCTGATCCGCCAGGATCGACAGCGCATCCTGAAAATTCAAGCCCAGATCGATCCCGACGTGACAGACGTCAATGCCGTCCATAATGGCTTGGCGGCGGAAGAAATATTGCAATTAAAACAACAGTTCCCTGGACTGGATGTCAACATCGGTGAAGAGCGCCAGGAGCAGGAAGAAACCGCCCAAACCCTGCTATTCCTGACTGCGATTGCTTTGACGGTAATTTACGCCTTGATTGCAATTCCGTTCCAGTCTTATGTAAAGCCGCTCATCTTTTTGCTCGGTGCCCCCGTCGCCTGGAGTGGCGCGGTATGGGCGCACTGGCTGCTTGGCTTCACGGTGTCCATGGAGTCGCTGGTTGGCATGATAGCCGCAAGCGGCGTGGTGGTGAATGACAGTCTGGTCCTGCTGGACTATGTTCACAAGAGAGGGGATTCCGATGAGCCCACTGCAAACCTGATTCTCGAAGCCTGTACGGCGCGCTTTCGTCCGATCTTGCTGGCCTTCCTGACTAATTTCGTCGGTTTTCTTCCCATCCTGCTGGAAACCAGCGAGCAGGCCCAGTTTCTGGTCCCGATGACGCTTTCTTTGACTGTTGGCCTGATGATTGGCATGACTGCCAGCCTCATACTGACACCGGTCTGTTATGCCATTGTAGAGAAATCCTGA
- a CDS encoding efflux RND transporter periplasmic adaptor subunit, whose product MLKNSKRKGMLKIIAPILVVLAGISISWAIVVHRPPLKSQISENEVPLVQVIQVEPQTVKLNIHSQGVVVPRTEIDLVPEVAGQIIRLHPSLVAGGFFEAGDILVTIDPRDYDYAIAQARARIAEAERQVMMEEAQSEQARNEWHSLGEGQPSALTLREPQLAEARAKLKAAQADLTKAHLQRSRCEWRAPFAGRVREKHIGLGQYVQLGEKLARLYAIDVVQVRLPLATDQFAYLDVLLDHRNSKQETGPKVILSTEFAGALRHWEGRIVQAEGALDEETGLLHAVAEVKDPYAVKLDQPPLMPGLFVKAEIEGREQTDVFILPAGTVNASHEALLVDEKDHLHIRRMNILRSEPDRVLVKGGLNAGDRVVISGIQIPVEGMKVRTEIVAPGQKSDTPVLDTSMPDATP is encoded by the coding sequence ATGCTGAAAAATTCAAAACGTAAAGGCATGCTGAAAATTATCGCTCCCATCCTTGTTGTACTCGCTGGCATCAGTATTTCCTGGGCGATTGTCGTCCATCGGCCACCATTAAAATCGCAAATATCGGAAAACGAAGTACCGCTGGTGCAGGTAATCCAGGTCGAGCCGCAGACCGTCAAACTGAACATTCACTCCCAGGGTGTCGTCGTGCCCCGCACGGAGATCGATCTGGTGCCAGAGGTAGCGGGTCAGATAATCCGGCTCCATCCCAGCCTTGTCGCGGGAGGATTCTTCGAAGCCGGCGATATACTGGTCACCATAGATCCGCGTGATTACGACTATGCAATCGCCCAAGCACGTGCCCGGATTGCCGAAGCTGAACGGCAGGTGATGATGGAGGAAGCCCAGTCGGAGCAGGCGCGCAATGAGTGGCATTCCCTTGGTGAAGGACAGCCATCGGCCCTGACTCTGCGCGAACCGCAACTGGCGGAAGCCCGCGCCAAATTGAAAGCAGCGCAAGCCGATCTGACCAAGGCTCATTTACAACGTAGCCGATGCGAGTGGCGCGCACCATTTGCCGGAAGGGTGCGGGAGAAGCACATCGGTCTCGGGCAGTATGTTCAACTAGGCGAAAAACTCGCCCGGCTATATGCGATTGACGTCGTGCAGGTACGCCTGCCTTTGGCCACCGATCAGTTTGCTTATCTCGATGTGCTGCTGGATCACCGCAATAGCAAACAGGAAACAGGTCCTAAAGTAATTTTAAGTACAGAATTCGCAGGCGCCCTCCGGCATTGGGAAGGCCGCATCGTCCAAGCCGAAGGCGCCCTGGATGAAGAAACCGGCCTTCTCCACGCCGTGGCTGAGGTAAAAGATCCTTATGCCGTTAAATTGGACCAGCCGCCGCTTATGCCCGGATTGTTCGTGAAGGCTGAAATTGAGGGACGAGAACAAACCGATGTATTCATACTGCCGGCTGGCACAGTAAACGCCTCTCATGAAGCATTGCTGGTTGACGAAAAAGACCACCTGCACATTCGCCGCATGAACATATTGCGTAGTGAGCCTGATCGAGTCCTTGTCAAGGGAGGTCTGAATGCGGGAGATCGAGTAGTGATCTCCGGAATCCAGATTCCGGTGGAGGGTATGAAAGTCAGGACCGAGATCGTAGCGCCTGGGCAGAAATCTGATACACCCGTATTGGACACTTCCATGCCGGACGCAACACCGTGA